The genomic DNA CGCACGCGCGGGGTCGGACAGGTCGTTCAGCCTGGCCTGCCAGTCGATGTCCTCGGCCACGCGCATGATGCTATAGCCCTGGAGCGTCCGCACCGCCAGCACCAGCGCCCGGATGATCCAGCTGATGGTATAGACGATGATGAAAATAGCCGCCAGCAGCGGATTGAAGACGGCCAGGATAATCGGCAACAGTAGTAGTGACAGGCTCAACAGCCCAGGCAGTATCTCAAAGAAGCGGTACAGCTTGGACCGCTTGCCTAAGGGAATTTCAATATCATGCATATGGATAGTCCAAATCTGTTAGGGTGCGGCTCAGAGCGTAATGGTCCGATTGACGAAGAAGCCGACCAGCGCCAGGATAATAAGCAGCAGCAGGCTGCTGCCCAGCAGGAATTTGGCCAACACCTTGTAGCTCTCGTGCATCTTGACCGACAACCAGAGGCAGGCGGCCGACATGAAGACGGCAAAGACGACGAACGAGATACGCTCGTACCACTGGTCGCTGGCCAGCGAACCCTGGGTTCTGCCCAGCTCAAGGCCGAAGCCATTATAGCGTATCGGAATCTGGACATCGCTGGGTTGCAGCCAAAGCACCAGCAACGCCGAAACAATCAGGCAGGTCAAAGCCAGGCCGATAGCCATGCCGAGGGCCAGCCGATCGCGGGCAAACTTCTTGAATTCTTGTTTGGGTAACATAGTCGCTGTCTGCCTATTATAGCAAACATCTGCCGTGGGCACTGCCCCATCCTGCCCGTTTTTCATCCTTTTGGAATCATCAGCGCACACACGCATGTACGAAAACGGTCTGATAAACAGGCTGATCCATGTCCTACCCGTCCGCGCCACCAGCTAGCTGCACTAGTGGCGGCGCGGACGGACGGGGTTCATGGCCCGTAGGCCTCCAGGGTGCCCAGGTCGATGCCACCCGAGGCGTAGTCACCGGCGGCGTAGTCCACCGCCAGCAGCCGGCCTGGTTCGGTGCCGAAGCGCAGCACGTAGGCGGTGCTTGTCAGGCGCCTCCGGGCCAGCGTGTCCGGCACAGGGCCAGGTGCCGGCTCGTCAACCTCGACGAAATCAAGATTGCTGACCAGTACCAGTAGGCCTTCATCACGCGAGGCCACCAGCAGACACTGCGCCGAGCGCTCGTCCGGCGCACAGCCGGCCTTGAAGCCCCTGGCCCACCAGACGCGCTTGTCGAGCCAGTCCTCCGGGTCGCCGCTTGGCGGATGGACGCTGCTGACGTTGTCCGCCAGGGCGTATAGGACGCCGGCGGCAACATAGGCGTCATTGCCGGTACCGATCGGCTTGCCCAGGGCACGGGCCGCATCAAACCGCGGCTGGTTGGTCTCGCCGCTGCCCGTCAGAACGATGGACAGCTGCCCATCGCGCCGCTCGAAGTAGGCGAACGGGTCGGCGAAGGAGCTCAGCTCCGCCTGCCGCTCACCCCATGCCGTCCCGCCAAGCGGGGCATCGGCGGGCGGCGGCAGAGCCCGGTAGAGACCGGTGAGCTGATTGACCTTGCCGTGGTCGGCCGCCCGCTCCTGGAAGAAGCGGATGGCGCGCTGCTCGATGGTGAGCTGCTGGAGGTCGGCCGGAAAATCGGCGTACTCCAGGGTGACGGGCGCCTCTAGCTGGCGCCATTCACTGTGCAGTTGTGGCAACCCCCATTCACCATCTCTGGTGAATGTTTGGAAGGGGTCGTTCAGCACCTGCCGGCCATTGATGAGCCAGCGGGCACCGGAACCACCCTGAGCCGCGCTCAGGGTCTGCGGTGCGGGCGGCTGTGTCATGCGGATGGCGAGCGTGATGCTTGACACCACTGCCATGACGACCAAGGCGACCGCTCCCACGCGAATAACGCGGGAGTCGAGGCGCAGGGGCAGTCGCCGGCGGGTGGCGCGATGGCGCGCCGGTGTTTTCTTCACGGTGTCACCTTCTCTGTCGGAAGACGTATCGGGGCTGAATCATCGGCGGCCGTACGCCGCATATGGCCTCAGCCTGTTTATCAACGAACCTGTCCGCTCGGCCTGCTCTTACAGGAGCCGGCCGGACGGGCAATGGACGCCATTGACCATAGCACAAAATTGTAATTTTGTCAATATGCCTTGCTTACAGCTTGCCACGGGCGCGGCCGGCACATTATTCATCAAAGAAATGCGGCGCCCGGCGGACACAAGCCAGAGCCGGGCCGTCCTTTGGCCGCGTCTTCTGCACCAGTGTCAGGGCGACGGCATAGTGCTTGCTGACGCGGCCGCGGAACTGCTTATCCACCAGCTGGCGCAGCTCTTCCATGAACGCGTCACGCTTTTCCGGCACCAATGACTGGACGGCGGGCAGACTTTCAAACAGCTGGGCATAACGCTCGGTAGTATAGCGTACCACCAGCGGCGCCTTCCAAAAGCCTATTGGTTTGAAGCGCCGGACATCGGCCTGGGCGGGCTGGATGGCGGCCAGTTCCGGCAGTGGCAGGCGTTTGTGCAGGCCCGGGTGGAAATAACGGTCATACAGGGGGAGGCTGGCTGTGAGCGGCTTGTCACCTGCCCCGTCGGTGATGTGGTAGCTGTGCAGCATGGCCAGATAGCCATCGTCCTTCAGTAATTCATATGGTGTGTCGTAGACTTCGGCTGGCTCCTGGACATGGAGCGCGGTGGCGGCGAAGACCAGGTCGAAGGCGATGGATGGCAGATCGGCTGGGTCGGCGGCGGTGACGGTGTGGCCATGCTCCGCCAGTTGCGCGCCAAGCTGCTCGGTGCCAGCGCCATATCCAAGCAGACTGGCCTCCGGGGCGAGCTCAGCGGCAGTCAATAGCTGATCGACAAGCTCAACGGGCGCCTGTAACCGGAGCCGTCCGGGTGGTATGGAAGCCTGGACATCACTGGTGGGAGCGGCACGACGCATCATACCCCTAGTATACAGCCGCCAAGACACTCCGGAAACGAAAGATGCCCCTTACGGGCACCTCTCGTCTTGCATTGCTGTGGACGAAAGGCGCCCGGTAAGGGGCGGCGGCCGCGCGGAGCGGCCCCATGGGGCGTTCACGTGGCCCCGGCGGATGGCCGCTTCACCTCCAGGGTGAAGTTGCCGGCGATCTCGGTGGGCTGTACCGCCGGCGAACCCGGGCGGCTGCCCTGCCGGCGTTCGGGCTGGATCTCACCCTCCACGGCGTAATTGTTCTTTTCACACCATTCTTGAACCCAGACGGCCGCCGTGTCGGTGGCGTCGGTGATGTCCTCGGAGGACCAAGGTTCAACGGTGGTGACGATCCGCCCGGCCTTGATGGCCGTGGCGCTGTCCTGCAGGACAGTGGCCGTGATGTGCCACTGTCCCTGAATGATGACAGTGTGGATGCGGAAGGTCAGCTGGCTTCGCCGCAGCAGGTGGCGCTGCACCTTGATGGGCTCGACATCTCGATACTCGAGTTTCATATGCTCGCCTCTGGTCGCTCGGAAAACGCGGAACCGCGCCCAACAGATGGGCGCTATGCAGATGATACAAGCTTAAAGATGCAATTGCAAATTGACTAGTTGATGCCATCCACGGCGTAACTGACGCGGATAATGCCCTTCTTCTCTTTCAGCTTGGTGAGGCGGATGGCACCCACCTGGTCGAGGCTGCGCACATGGGTGCCACCGCAGGGCACACCGAAGTCGTCGCCGTAGATGACCACCCGGCCCGGCTTGTTCTTTGGCAGATTCTCCGGTACGTGCCGGCAAACGGTGTGCATCTGCTCCGGCGGCATGAAGCGGATAGTGTTCTCTATACCCTGCCCGATCAGCTCATTCGCCTTACGTTCGATGGCGGCACGGAGCGGCTCGGCCTGCTCCGGCTGCCAGGTGCCGGTGTATTCCACCGCCGAGAGGTGCGGGTAATGCTGGCCTTTGCCGCCGACCCAGTCCAGGCCAAGGCGGTCGATGGCCATGTCGATGACGTGCCCGGCCGAGTGCAGCCGGGTGTTGATGCGGCGCCGGTCGTAATCCACTTGGCAGACCACGTGGTCTTTGGGCGCCAATCGGCCACTTTCGAAGCTGCCGATGTGGTGCGCCACGCCCGCCTCATCAAGGCGGACTTCTTCGACCCTGAAGACGGCCTCGCCGCTGCTGATGGTGCCTTGGTCCCAGTCCTGGCCGCCGCCGCGGGCGTAAAAGCAGGTGCGGTCAAGCATGATGGCCACCCGGCCGTCCTCGGTGTCGCGGACTGCCTCGACGGTAGCCTCGCAGTGTTCGACATCGAAATCCTGCATATAGAGTAGGTCTGTCATGACGGATAATTCTGGCGCCGGCATAGGGGCGGCGCATACCTTTCTTTCCTATGGTAGAAGATTGCAGCCCAGGCTTCAATATGGTAAAAGTAATGCAACCCGGCCGACTGGCCGGCGTCACAGATCCCGACTCCGGTAAGCGAGAAGAACATGCCCGTCGTTTCCGTCAAGGCCTCGTACGAGTGGCTGGTCTCCCCCGGCTGCGGGGCCAGCAGCCGCGAGCAGGCACTGCTGCGCGACATCCTGGCCCAGCTGCCCGGCATCGTCATCAACGCCGTCAACGGGGTGGATGGCAGCGCCATGGACGAGAATGAGGTCATCATTCTCGCCGATCACTACCACCCCCTGAGCAAGAACGTGCCCGACGTCTGGCTGGATATCCAGCCGGAACTCCTGGCGGGCGGCCCCCTGCCGGAGGATGTGCGGCGCACCAGGATCGCCGAGGCGGTACACCGCGCGCTGCGGGAGCTGCTCGAGCGCCGGAGCGACAAGCGGCCGAGCTACGACATCGAGGTACGGCCGCTGTCCGGCAGTGGCCTGTCGGTGGGCCGTCAGGGCCACATCACTCAGCGCTGGGGCGTACCGGCCTCGACGGCGGCACGCACCAATGGCGCGGACGCGCCGGCCGGTGCCATGCCCGCCCCCGCCGAAGCGCGCCAATAGCGCCCCCGTCCCAGTCTGCCCCGCCGGCAGACTGGGACGTTTCAATTAAAAACCCCGCCGCCAGTGGTGGCGACGGGGGTGGAACGGGAGATGCTCAGGCGGCTGCGGCAGCCCGCTCCTCCTCGAGTGCGGCCAGGACCTCCTCGAGGTCGGGGCCGCGCATCAGGCGTTGGGCGGCCGTCTGCGGGTCGTCGCTGCGCCGGACCACGAAGTCCCGGACCAGCCTGCCGGTGCGGTTGCGCTCCAGGTTGATGCGGTCCAGGACGAGGCGCGAGAACTGGACGTCCTCGTCCTCCTCGAACCCTGAGGTGGCCACGATGATGCCGCTCTGCCGGTCGATGACACCGCCGCCGTGCGGGTAGGCGCCGGAGATGCCGACTATCAGCGCCGGATCCAGGTGTGCCACCTCCAGGCTGTCCCGCTGGGTCGTTGCACAGATCCTGGCCTTGCCCTCGGCATTGGTGAGGTACCAGCCGGCGTCGTGCTCGCCGACCAGCAGACCGTTCTCGAGCAGGTCGAAGGTGATGCGCTGCACCGGCAGGTAGCTGGTGGGGTCGCAGTGCGCCTCGTCGTTGTGCCAGACGTAGGTGGCGAACGAGTTGCGGCGCAGCGCACCGATGCTCATCTGCACCGCGGCCGTGGCCAGTGCGAAGTGCTCCAGCCGGTCGTGGTCGTACAGCGTATCGGGGTTGATGGCCATGTGACATTCCTAACGGGTCGTGTAGTGCATGACGAGGCAGTTATAGCATATTTTGTAGTAATTGAAAACGCCGCCCTGCAGTGCGGGGCGGCGGGGTGCCGTGCGGCGGGGCAGGGAGCAGACCCGCCGCCCGGCGGCAGTGCGACAGCGGCCACCGGGGCCGGGTGTCACCAGTTCCAGTTGCGCATGTGGCCTCCTTGCAGGGGCCGGCGGTTGGGGGGGCATTCGCCCCGCGTGATCACCAGTCGCGGTTGCGCATGGCGCGTCACCTCACTTCCATCCGTAGACATACGACCATTCGGTTATACCCTATCCGGGGCTAGGTGTCTAGTCCCGGCAGGCGGCCACGATCGCCCGCCAGGCCATGGCGAACGCCGAGCGGTGTTCGTAGAGCCGCCGGTCGCAAGCGGTGACGTGGACGTGCCGGAACACCAGATGCCCGAACACGGCCCAGATGTTACCGGCCCGCAGCGGATTGCCCTCGCCCACCCGCTTCAGCTCCGACAGGATCAGCAGGCTCATCCGGTCGTAGAGGCTCAGCCGTTCGACGCTGAACATCTCCATCGTGTCCATCAGCCCGGCCAGCCGTTCACTGTGGTGCGAGAAGTCGTGGCAGGTGATGACATCGTCATTGCTGATGTCGGTGAAGGCCGGGACGATGCTGGGCGTACCGGCCGCCTGCCCCACCTCTACGCTCAGGTACCGGCCACCCTGGAGCGCCACTCCCTTGAACGTGCCGCATCGCATCACGATGCCGCTGACCACCTTGGCGCCCTGCAGGGCGGCAGCACCGTATGGTACGGGCCGGCCCGAGGGGGCACGGTACTCAACTGCATCGATCATGACTACCTCCAGATGTCGTAACTACTGGTCGTACGATGACCTTTCTATTATATCATTTTACAGTAGTTTAGTCAATGATTTGGCGCACAGCCGTCGTTGCGCGGACGGCGCGGATGACGCAGTGACAAAGAAAAATGGCCCTGCGCACCCCCACCAGAGGAGTGCGCAGGGCCAAGCTGCTAGGCCACCGACCGGTTGCCGTCGTTGGGGCCACGACCCCTGTCGCGCCCGCGTCCACGGCCGTGACCGCGACGCCCACGGCCACGACGCTGGACGCCATCAGGGGAGCGGCGCGGTGCATCATCGCGCCGCCCGGGATTGTCGCCCGGACGGCCGGCGAACCAGCGTGGCGGCCTGGTGGTCCGGCTGCCCTCCCTGATCAGCGCGTCGGTGCTCATGAGGTAGGCATGCTCCATCCAGAACGCCAGACAGGCGTCCCGGCCGCCCTCCGCCTTGTCGGCACTGGACATCCAGGGCAACGGCGGCGTGTATTCGCCACCGTACGCCCGGATCAGCGTGGGCTTGTCGACCGTGCCGGTGAGCTCGATCGTCAATGGGCCCGTCGGCTCAGTAATGGCCTCGACCCTGCGGTCACCCTGATTGACCCACTTGGTACGTGGCGCAACGAACGGCGACAGCTTGGGCTCGCGGGCCCGGTGGCGGACGTGGACGCCCCAGATGCGCCGGCGCCCCAGCACCGGAACGGCCATGGGCAACACCGGCTCGCCGGTGTCCCAGAGCGTCTCGATGATGTGTTGGCTGCCCCGCCAGGGGTCGATCTCGTCGAGCAGCTCCTGGACAAGGCCGGAGAACCGCCCGCCCGGCCGCATGGTGCGCGGCATGTCCGCCGTGCCGGCGATCAACACCCTGGCACCGCGGTACGTGTACCCTGCCATCTACACCCCTTTCTAGAGTCGTGCAGGTACGGGCTTGATGACATCGTTGTCACAGCTTCTTGACCAAGATATCATAATATTTTAAAGTATCAAAGCTTTTTATCGCAAGGCGGCCTTGATCTTTTCAGCCACCTGCTCCGGTGTCAGGCCGTCGGTATCGATCACCAGCTCATCCCCGATCTCGGCCGTCTCGCGGCTGTTCAGATACTCATCAAGATCCTGTTTATTCTCAATCCGATACGGGTCATGGCGGCCTTCCACCCGCTCCAGCAGCGTCTCGTATGATGCAATCAGGCGGATCGGCTTGAATATGTAATCGGGGTTATCCGCGACCACCGCGCGGACGCCATCCACCGTCACCTTGTCCGGCGAGCAGCGGGTATAGATGATGTTGCCGCCCTGCCCCAACAGGTGCCGGATGACTGGCTGCGTCACCTCATCCATGAGGCGCGGGATGCGGTGCTCCTTGACGATGTTGTACACGGCATTCTTGAGATCATGGAACCATAACACTTTCCAATCCAGCTCTTTTTCCAGGATGCGGGCGACGGTGATTTTGCCGACACCGGGGTTGCCGCGGAGATATACGAAATAGTGCCCGGACCGCACTCCACGAAGGAGCGCGGTCCGGGCAGTGGTTCAGGCCCAGTACGGCAGTTCCCAGCCGGCCAGCGGCAGGTCTTCCGGCCGCCGCCCGTCAGAGAACAGGCACTGCAGCCGCTCGCGGCCGTCCGCCAATGGCGGCAGGGCTGCCAGCTCAGACAGCAGCGGCCGGGTCGGCGGCAGCGGCAGTGTGTACAGCTGGCCGGCGGGACCGATGTGGCCGTGGCGTCCCCGGATCATGCCCGGGCGCACCATGACCTCGTCGCCCGGCTGCAGTTGCCAGGGGACGTCGTCGCCGGGTTGGTGCTGCAGGATCAGCGGCAAGCCGCGCGGACGGCGAATGGTCACCCGCAGGTTGCCGTCCAGCTGCAAGAAGTGCCAGCCGTGGCGTTGGCTTGCCAGGACGGCACGGATCCAGGAGTCGTGCATGGCGGCTGCCATCGCCTCCTCGGGCGTGCGGCCCGAGCGGGTGCCCCTGGTGCGCTGCCGATCCTGCTGGTAGCGCAGCACGCCGTCGCAGTACAGCCGGTAGATCAGTGCCGCCCGCCTGGGACGGCTCTGCAGGTGTTCATCGATCTTCTGGCGCAGCACGGCGAACCGGTCGGACCACTCGTCCTGTGCGATGCAGTAGGCCATCAGGACGAGGCTCCAGCTGCTGGCCGGGCACCGCTCGGCCACCTTCAGGCGGCTGGACGGGTCCAGTCTGAGCACCAGTCCGAGCTGATGTTCGTCGGCGATGCGGTACAGCCGCAGGGCGCCGGCCAGCTCGATGCAGATCAGGTCACCCTCTTCCATGACGCCGGTCGATGCCAGCCACTCGCGGAGCAGCCCGTTGTCGGAGCTTAGGAGCGCCGGCGCGTGGTAGCGCATGAGCGATGTGGCGAAGCCCATCACCTGTCCGCGGGTAGCGAACAGGCGCTGTGCCGCCCCATCCCGCAGGAAGCCCAGCAGGTGGTGGTACGGCGAATGGTGGTCATCGCCCGGGGTCAGGCAGAGACTTTCGACCACCCGGCGGGCGGTCTCGTCGCCCCGGTCCCGGCTGATGATGGGCACGTAGCGCAGCCCGGTCACCCGGTTGCGGTCTACCGTGTCACGCCCCAGGAACCGGACGCAGGCCAGCACCAGGACGTCGTGGCCGGCACCGAGCTCGAGGGCGCGGCGCAGGTATGCCTCGTCGTCCGCCTCGTTGCCAAGTTCGGCGACGATGCCGTCGACGAGGTGCAGGTCATCCGGGTCGAGGGTGGTACGGCTGATTCTCTCCGACATCAGTCTCTCACTTCGGGTCGGCGCGGCAGCACACGGCTGCCACGATGTATGGGTACGAAAAAACAGGTCTGGGCCTGTCCTATATTTATTATAGCATAAAAAGTAAAAATTACAATTAAAACGGCCCCGGAGCGGCCACCAGCTGCAGCGCAGCTCCGGGGTCGCTTCGGGGCCGGGCGGCCCAGATGATCTGGGGTTTGTCCGTCGATGGACGGGCTACCCGGTGACGGGCTTCAGGGCGCCGAAGAGCTCCATCAGCTGGCGGAAGTCATCTTCACTGCCGCGCAGGGCGGCCAGCAGCAGGCGCATCAGGTACTTGTCGCCGAGGCCTTCCATCACCTCCAGCGCGCCGCGGGCGTTGCCGGTCAGGATGTCCGAATGGAAGCTGTCCAGCCGTCGGTCGTGATCTTCCGTGCGCAGTGCCCGCTCGGCCGCCACGGCCAGTGCCGTGAAGCCGGCTTCGTGCTGCGAGATCCAGAGGTTGGCCGCCGCGGTGAGCTGGTGGCGTGGCGCGCTGCGCTTCACGTCGTCCGGCGCGTCAGTGCCGACCTCCGATTGGAAAATCATGTCCAGCAGCCGCAGCCCCATCTCCACCCGCAGGTCCTCGACCGTCGCGGGCAGCGGCAGGGTCTCGTCGGTGTCCATCAGTCGTTCTCCGTTCAGTCGGTGGCCGGGATGGCCAGGGGGTTGGCCATGCGGTGTACTCCAAACTTCTCTCGGTGGGTCAATCTGGATTGCTATACTATAAAAGAAAACGTTGTATAAATCAATAACAATCCATCCTATTGCTTTGACATTTTTAGTAAAAAATATTATAATACATATATTGGGCTCTTGCAGCCCTCATTCCCTGCCACATCGACCAGTGAGGTATCCATGCTGGAAATCTTCGTCAGGTTCGCCGACCGCACCATTCACCTGGGCGACGGCACGCTCATCGAACCCGGGCGGTACTACCCGCTCGACGGCGAGCACCGCTTCGTCGCCCACCGCGTCGGCCTCAGCCGGACCCATCCGGACGGCTACGTCATCATGATCAAGCGGAGCCGCGAGACGGTGCGGAATGGCACCATCCGCTTCTACGGCAACCAGGAAGAGAACGGGCTCCGCAGCTTCGTCCTCGACCCGCGACAGCCCGTCGAGCCGTACGAGGAGCTCATCGCCGCCCTGCGAAACCTCGGTGTCGAGAACTGGCAGATCTTCCCGGTGCGTGGCATCCCCACCACCCGGGCGCTCAGCCTGAACACCCGCGCCACATCCGACGGCGGCATCCGGCGCTACGGCACCACGGTGCGCGAAGGCGGCCGCGACGTGTCGATGGTCACCTACCACCTCACCGGCAACCCCACCTGGGTGGTGACCCGTACCACCCAGGACGGCAACAGCCAGGTCACCGGCGTCTACCTGCTGCCGGGTGCTGAAGCGCCGGACAAGCAGGCTGCACTGCTGGAAGCGGTGGCGGCACTGGCCGCAGACCCGCTGCCGGCAACCGCCTGACCCACCGCCAGGCCCCACGGCCCCGCGCACCGCTTGAGACAGATGGTCTCGCGGTGACGCGGGGCCATTTGTCTTTCTATGGCCCATGTACACTTTAAAAAGAAAAAGGCCCTACTGACACGGGAGCCGGCTGGCATTGCTGCCGGCTCCCGTGCGTTCGGGCCTTTCCCACCACTGCGGGGCGATGACTCACCCCGCCTCACTGCCAGCTCAGCCGAGCGACACGTCGACGTTCAGCAGAACGCCGACCATGACATCGCTCACGACGTAGCCGTGCCTGCGCAACTCTGCCGCCAGCTCCATCAGGAGCCCGCGGGTCCAGGTGCCGTTGTAGCTTCCGGTGCCCTCCAGGTCGGCGAGGTGCCGGACACGGCAGCCGAGGTTGATGACACCCGGTTCACTGCGGTGGAGGCGGTACTGCCGGCTGACGTGGCAGCCGGAGGCCTGGTCGTAGGACGGGGCGCTGTTGATGTAGCCGGCGACGATCCGCTCGATGGCGGCCTCATCGAGGATCCGGCCCGCAGGGCGCTGGTCTGTGACGGTCATGTGCGTACTCCGATCGTTGGTGGTAAGGATGAGCGGTGCGCAGGCGGGGTCAGGTACCCCACTTGCTATCGAGCGTGTCGCGCAGTTTGAGCAGGCCC from Candidatus Saccharibacteria bacterium includes the following:
- a CDS encoding AAA family ATPase, whose protein sequence is MRSGHYFVYLRGNPGVGKITVARILEKELDWKVLWFHDLKNAVYNIVKEHRIPRLMDEVTQPVIRHLLGQGGNIIYTRCSPDKVTVDGVRAVVADNPDYIFKPIRLIASYETLLERVEGRHDPYRIENKQDLDEYLNSRETAEIGDELVIDTDGLTPEQVAEKIKAALR